In one Acidimicrobium ferrooxidans DSM 10331 genomic region, the following are encoded:
- the trxA gene encoding thioredoxin, whose product MDVTDATFERDVLEASKERPVVVDLWAPWCGPCRTLSPIIEKVVAETEGRVVLAKVNVDENPGIAQAFRVQGIPAVFAIRDGKVVDSFVGAYPEQAVRDFVTKLAPAETVVDVLIAEGTEPSLRQALELEPGNERAAVGLVELLLVRGELEEAEAILARFPDTEPIAALKARARLAARGEAALDEATIESRLEDLLGRVKGDEEARQEFLDLLRLLPEGDPRVSTWRRRLTSALF is encoded by the coding sequence ATGGATGTCACCGATGCGACGTTCGAACGCGACGTGCTCGAGGCGTCGAAGGAGCGGCCTGTGGTCGTCGACCTGTGGGCGCCCTGGTGTGGCCCGTGTCGCACGCTGAGCCCGATCATCGAGAAGGTGGTGGCCGAGACCGAGGGGCGAGTGGTGCTCGCCAAGGTCAACGTCGACGAGAACCCCGGGATCGCGCAGGCCTTTCGCGTGCAGGGCATTCCGGCGGTGTTCGCCATCCGTGACGGCAAGGTCGTGGACTCCTTCGTCGGCGCCTATCCGGAGCAGGCCGTGCGCGACTTCGTGACGAAGCTCGCCCCGGCCGAAACGGTCGTCGACGTGCTGATCGCCGAGGGTACCGAACCCTCGCTGCGTCAGGCGCTCGAGCTCGAGCCCGGGAACGAGCGTGCTGCGGTCGGACTCGTGGAGCTGCTGCTCGTCCGCGGCGAGCTCGAGGAGGCCGAAGCGATCCTCGCGCGCTTCCCCGATACCGAGCCGATCGCTGCGCTCAAGGCTCGGGCGCGTCTCGCGGCTCGTGGCGAGGCTGCCCTCGACGAGGCGACCATCGAGTCGCGCCTCGAAGACCTGCTCGGGCGTGTGAAGGGCGACGAGGAGGCGCGCCAGGAGTTCCTCGACCTGCTCCGGCTCTTGCCGGAGGGGGACCCACGGGTCTCGACCTGGCGCCGGCGACTGACCTCAGCGCTGTTCTAG
- a CDS encoding pyridoxamine 5'-phosphate oxidase family protein → MVRTDLTRERDRRSDDRAALDQLLDEELIAHVAVVRDHGPVVVPTAFARDGDALVLHGSVGSGWMRHAKAGGALAISVAHLDGLIVARSAFHSSLRYRSAVLFGTGTVLEGKERERALDRITDKLLPGRTAEVRRPLRRELLATMVLRVPIVEWSLKVSAGWPSDEPDDLTGNAWAGVIHVGAPTRWAEPAPDLAFGVAVPVSVRRLVARDDGPGLA, encoded by the coding sequence ACCCGTGAACGCGATCGGCGCTCCGACGATCGAGCCGCCCTCGATCAGCTCCTCGACGAGGAGCTGATCGCACACGTTGCCGTCGTTCGCGACCACGGACCGGTCGTGGTGCCGACGGCGTTCGCTCGCGACGGTGACGCGCTCGTGCTCCACGGGTCGGTCGGGTCGGGGTGGATGCGACATGCCAAGGCGGGCGGGGCGCTCGCGATCAGTGTCGCGCACCTCGACGGGCTCATCGTGGCGCGCAGTGCGTTCCACTCGAGCCTTCGCTACCGTTCCGCGGTGCTCTTCGGTACGGGGACGGTGCTCGAGGGCAAGGAGCGAGAGCGCGCGCTCGATCGGATCACCGACAAGCTCCTCCCCGGTCGAACGGCGGAAGTTCGTCGTCCCCTCCGTCGAGAGCTCCTCGCCACCATGGTGCTCCGCGTGCCGATCGTGGAGTGGTCGCTCAAGGTGTCCGCTGGTTGGCCGAGCGACGAGCCCGATGACCTCACGGGCAACGCATGGGCAGGGGTGATCCACGTCGGGGCGCCGACGCGCTGGGCGGAGCCCGCCCCGGATCTCGCGTTCGGTGTCGCGGTGCCCGTGTCGGTCCGTCGCCTGGTCGCTCGCGACGACGGGCCCGGCCTCGCCTGA
- a CDS encoding leucyl/phenylalanyl-tRNA--protein transferase produces the protein MPTLAEVVGPHEDDLVDVQFGFEPDRVLEGYRNARFPMWLDEGVLGWFEPRWRALLRLEGDLSRIAHRSVLREVDRASVRIDTAFDAVLEACADPARPGAWIDATFRRFYRELHARGLAHSVECWLGGRLVGGLFGLGLGRCFVGESMVSLVPNASKVAFLGLVVAAKDAGYGVIDGQWMTAHLALLGFEAVARAEARALLRPLLAEPNRPLVRGDLGLGRERLRAALRHPLAT, from the coding sequence GTGCCGACGCTCGCCGAGGTGGTCGGGCCCCACGAGGACGACCTCGTGGACGTCCAGTTCGGCTTCGAACCGGACAGGGTCCTCGAGGGCTACCGCAACGCTCGGTTTCCCATGTGGCTGGACGAAGGGGTGCTCGGCTGGTTCGAGCCCAGGTGGCGCGCGCTTCTTCGCCTCGAGGGAGATCTCTCGCGCATTGCCCACCGCTCGGTGCTCCGCGAGGTCGATCGGGCATCCGTGCGCATCGACACCGCCTTCGATGCCGTGCTCGAGGCGTGCGCGGATCCGGCTCGACCAGGTGCGTGGATCGACGCCACCTTTCGGCGCTTCTACCGCGAGCTGCACGCACGAGGCCTCGCGCACTCGGTCGAGTGCTGGCTGGGAGGTCGTCTCGTCGGCGGCTTGTTCGGACTCGGGCTCGGACGCTGCTTCGTCGGTGAGTCCATGGTCTCGCTGGTGCCGAACGCATCGAAAGTGGCGTTCCTGGGGCTCGTCGTCGCTGCCAAGGACGCGGGCTACGGCGTCATCGATGGACAGTGGATGACGGCCCACCTAGCCTTGCTTGGCTTCGAGGCGGTCGCGAGGGCCGAGGCGCGGGCGTTGCTGCGGCCGCTCCTCGCCGAGCCGAACCGCCCATTGGTGCGCGGCGACCTCGGACTTGGCCGCGAGAGGTTGCGTGCCGCGCTGAGGCACCCTCTGGCGACCTAG
- a CDS encoding alpha/beta fold hydrolase produces the protein MSTTSRHVELRGPSDAPAIVLLPSLGTQAALWDLVATVLEERWRLVLIEHPGHRPGAGPTPVAASVEAYGREVLEVLDALGIERAHVVGVSIGGAIALALARDHPERIRRLGVVGAPRRFGSAEAWHERAAAVRANGTASLVDGLLERWVPTGWSDANPSERDQVADWVRACDDEAYARHCEALAKFLFAPDRTVETPTLLVTGRDDPVAPPAAVLDLAASFAAATVVVLGRSRHLPCLSEPRALATLLDDHLSGRLDD, from the coding sequence GTGAGCACGACGAGCCGTCACGTCGAGCTGCGCGGGCCGAGCGACGCGCCGGCCATCGTCCTCTTGCCCTCCCTCGGCACGCAGGCCGCCCTCTGGGACCTGGTGGCGACCGTGCTCGAGGAGCGGTGGCGCCTCGTGCTCATCGAGCACCCGGGGCATCGACCCGGCGCCGGCCCGACGCCGGTCGCGGCCTCGGTGGAGGCCTACGGCCGCGAGGTGCTCGAGGTTCTCGACGCACTCGGGATCGAACGCGCCCACGTCGTCGGGGTCTCGATCGGTGGCGCCATCGCCCTCGCCCTCGCACGTGACCACCCCGAACGCATCCGGCGCCTCGGCGTGGTCGGCGCACCGCGCCGCTTCGGCTCGGCCGAGGCCTGGCACGAGCGCGCAGCTGCCGTCCGCGCCAACGGCACAGCGAGTCTCGTCGACGGTCTGCTCGAGCGCTGGGTGCCAACGGGCTGGTCGGATGCCAATCCGAGCGAGCGTGACCAGGTCGCCGACTGGGTCCGCGCGTGCGACGACGAGGCCTACGCACGCCACTGCGAGGCGCTCGCCAAGTTCTTGTTCGCCCCCGACCGTACCGTCGAAACGCCCACCCTTCTCGTGACGGGGCGCGACGATCCGGTCGCACCGCCCGCAGCCGTGCTCGATCTCGCGGCCTCGTTCGCCGCCGCCACGGTGGTCGTGCTCGGGCGATCACGACACCTGCCGTGCCTGAGTGAGCCTCGCGCCCTGGCGACCCTCCTCGACGACCACCTGAGCGGCCGGCTCGACGACTAG
- the folP gene encoding dihydropteroate synthase, producing the protein MTVAPAPSLVARGRVLDASRPLVMGIANRTPDSFFDHGSYFAFDRFLAHVEGLVEAGADIVDIGGVKAGAGPEVSLSEELDRVVPAVEAVARRFDVTISVDTWHSEVLRASLEAGAHIGNDISGFGDPAYLEVAAAGDAAVVATHIRLAPRVDDPDPHYDDLVETVVGFLAERAERALAAGLGPSQVILDAGFDLGKTTSQSLALLAATDRLVELGYPVLVATSNKGFVGETLGLEVGERREASIAAAAIAYLRGARLFRMHDVRGARRALDTLAAISASA; encoded by the coding sequence ATGACCGTCGCCCCGGCGCCGTCGCTCGTGGCACGCGGTCGCGTGCTCGATGCGAGCCGTCCCCTCGTGATGGGGATCGCCAATCGCACCCCTGACTCGTTCTTCGACCACGGGTCCTACTTCGCCTTCGATCGCTTCCTCGCCCACGTGGAGGGGCTCGTCGAGGCCGGGGCGGACATCGTGGACATCGGTGGAGTCAAGGCGGGCGCTGGCCCCGAGGTGAGCCTCTCCGAGGAACTCGATCGGGTGGTACCTGCGGTGGAGGCCGTGGCTCGTCGTTTTGACGTGACCATCTCCGTCGACACGTGGCACAGTGAGGTGCTCCGGGCGTCACTCGAGGCGGGCGCCCACATCGGCAACGACATCTCTGGCTTTGGCGACCCTGCCTATCTCGAAGTCGCTGCGGCGGGCGATGCCGCCGTCGTCGCGACTCACATTCGTCTCGCCCCACGCGTCGACGACCCCGATCCGCACTACGACGATCTCGTCGAGACGGTCGTTGGGTTCCTTGCCGAGCGGGCGGAGCGGGCGCTCGCCGCGGGCCTCGGCCCATCCCAGGTGATCCTCGACGCTGGTTTCGACCTCGGCAAGACCACGTCGCAGTCGCTCGCCCTCCTCGCCGCCACCGATCGCCTCGTCGAGCTCGGCTATCCGGTGCTGGTCGCCACCTCGAACAAGGGCTTCGTCGGCGAGACACTTGGGCTCGAGGTCGGGGAGCGACGCGAGGCGTCCATCGCTGCAGCCGCGATCGCCTACCTACGGGGCGCGCGCCTGTTCCGGATGCACGACGTGCGTGGAGCGCGTCGTGCGCTCGACACATTGGCGGCGATCTCGGCGAGCGCCTAG
- a CDS encoding aldo/keto reductase — protein sequence MEQRMLGRTGHASSVAILGCCAFGDGDVDATGHSLEAALAAGVNHLDIAPSYGQAELAVGAHLPSFRDQVFLAAKTMERTADGARRELERTLERLRTDHLDLYQFHAVTSDEELDQITAPGGALETFLAARDEGTTRFLGITGHFLDAPRVFRRALDRMPLDTVMLPLGIAHFVDPAYRRDAEALLEAATERGVGVMAIKALARRPWPKSTHAYETWYEPLDEPSRVQVAVDFTLSLPVTGFATPCDRRLLSLALRAAEASQPLDEAEREAVLLSQDLAPLGRDAGL from the coding sequence ATGGAACAGCGCATGTTGGGCCGCACCGGCCACGCGTCCAGCGTGGCGATCCTCGGATGCTGCGCCTTCGGCGACGGCGACGTCGACGCCACCGGCCACTCCCTCGAGGCCGCACTCGCCGCTGGCGTCAACCACCTCGACATCGCACCGTCGTATGGGCAGGCGGAACTCGCCGTCGGGGCACACCTCCCCTCGTTCCGCGACCAGGTCTTCCTCGCCGCCAAGACCATGGAGCGCACCGCCGACGGCGCGCGCCGCGAACTCGAGCGCACGCTCGAGCGCCTACGCACCGACCACCTCGACCTCTACCAGTTCCACGCCGTGACCAGCGACGAGGAGCTCGACCAGATCACGGCTCCTGGCGGGGCGCTCGAGACGTTCCTCGCCGCGCGCGACGAGGGCACGACGCGCTTCCTCGGCATCACCGGCCACTTCCTCGACGCCCCACGCGTCTTCCGACGTGCCCTCGATCGCATGCCCCTGGACACCGTCATGCTGCCCCTCGGCATCGCACACTTCGTCGACCCGGCCTATCGCCGCGACGCCGAGGCCCTCCTCGAGGCGGCAACCGAGCGCGGCGTCGGGGTCATGGCCATCAAGGCGCTCGCACGCCGCCCGTGGCCCAAGTCCACCCACGCCTACGAGACCTGGTACGAGCCGTTGGACGAGCCCTCGCGCGTGCAGGTCGCCGTCGACTTCACCCTCAGCTTGCCGGTCACCGGGTTCGCGACCCCGTGTGACCGACGCCTGCTGTCCCTGGCGCTGCGTGCCGCCGAGGCCTCCCAGCCCCTCGACGAGGCCGAGCGGGAGGCGGTCCTACTCAGCCAGGATCTCGCGCCGCTCGGACGGGATGCGGGCCTGTGA